One window from the genome of Bufo bufo chromosome 4, aBufBuf1.1, whole genome shotgun sequence encodes:
- the CASP8AP2 gene encoding CASP8-associated protein 2 isoform X2, which yields MDGQMALKQEHGNENRMHFQDFFASPAKSDASSVDIYDGLDMVTSTDQVAETGSPSRNCLDLYEELLTEEGTAKEASFNDLSAEYENCQKQMKQLIAKMKEMQSLNSSLQNENQCLKKNISALIKTARVEITRKEEEINRLTRRPSGPGRNHSFKLNPLPLRTVKTKSNNVDHSNNIRYTETLPKKAIPLQSKDLTSCNSKNLSEKTTCMESSQTSTPKNPIAKESKESPVYHSQERGLEPPRLEVNDKNSKEVDLDSQTMDTERSRTKERPRCSFSNSVNERSDLKEKTHKSSPKCGENESSQENRNSKTEVGCGAENHKYHSSSTKEKTQVKDLEYSKEKQVKKHERSPHRRESRAHEKEKNTESRHRTDKNEEPRRSKRTPFSKDNSAQKISELSDGKRSSDVSRKDNSAQKISELSDGKRSSDVSRKDNSAQKISELSDGKRSSDVSRKDNSAQKISELSDGKRSSDVSRKNNSAQKISELSDGKRSSDVSRKNNSAQKISELSDGKSSDVSRKDNSVQKISELSDGKRSSDVSRKDNSAQKISELSDGKRSSDVSRKDNSAQKISELSDGKSSDVSRKDNSAQKISELSDGKRSSDVSRKDNSAQKISELSDGKRSSDVSRKDNSAQKISELSDGKRSSDVSRKNNSAQKISELSDGKRSSDVSRKDNSAQKISELSDGKRSSDASRKDKRSSEYNESKHEKKDSKPSKSENSTRNMPSSENKTERSDRDRRGDENKRSRDEQARSRNDRNDKGHRTKEKDMHLSPSKDKGLHSKISDKGKSREKVKEDSIQKDLKLSFMETLNLTLSPAKKTSDTQQVVSGASSMECEVEGKVAEGSSQLCVIEDSTDSLHPQKTDLKPSEHVSMDNNTTKEDTNLVSQFGPVVDHIVCLNEQQPSSTVEENSELLAELTLDDKQAGSTVLDTVSAEVKDTHSLVDDSEIFDLDSFIEIDRCSGSPSDTPNVSVPAEQSEDDGSVLKQSEDADNQAIKLKSSLTETPKGICETPRNDFINVIAKGSENKPCFHDEGSIDLNSLRHIPKVLSPLKSPVRPKAQHTLERTAKASVVSVLYKESLPETNAKPTCLLVSEDLNKENCQPDNKSDFGSKIPAVTSTDEVEEGETVSEDEQFCKQTIQSKSSPDQVTSVNKSQSGQDSELLFLPKPETLTTAQKKSTKSKTKIDKQAALSTSKRKKESADSCLDGILKIVTPSSIQDVLQMLRIIRKHIRKKYMKFKIQFSLNQFHRVIERAALYFVSLVRSLDWSSLCSLPERLQKKLCKHIETRLRMLKKNGIVVRIFDQSLIDMKTSLWKFVDEQLDSLFDILKAVLLKLCDKAEVEKNIVSCTNTQKSDPVENSRNKRCKNMDKVCLRSSGSMPCLRRLEFHNQATVTNPNNENTVLHKELVKELTGIGFNSENVDIPSSNVSSTSEPPHVSPSKSFASNAPCPKSQLNSSGLSFNLVSDDHMGDVFKSLLHNSDNLPSNTLIEDEWILETPKKTASSSKKFENVDSLSENKTPTKSAFSWSSISPPHMHTFSRLDTVLNPDVFDENCLLEVPTSSSSIKTLSGSEDRLKSYSSVLMEDLAVSLTLPSPLKSDSHLSFLRPFCDTEPISKLDVKYCEGSFLDELTNEDATEQDIHLTLDSDNSSTGSSEDTGQSGSFQYHPSEPMQAVIMEKSNDHFIVKIRRAVSSSSPVCDSSSEGTDNTVPESLQTVDGNKPEMETRLDTMSEAHNGSIQLHPNPLHLTNLTDNYLIDLMRPDEVSVPDESVFKLPPSRSHLESPAAMKRIANYIVEHSEISCEKSVTSCIEETCNAEVPADILPKKTSDAGTVDLNLKKKRKSLDEEPSAKRKKTSPPDEDKGTKHYKTESLLLEKADKKRHTRAVSDGAINFHSSKVSPTNLSAKNVIKKKGEVVISWTRDEDRTILLECQRLGPTKKTFIFLSSSMNKYPHQVEERFRQLMKLFKKSRNSSS from the exons CTATCTGCTGAATATGAGAATTGCCAGAAACAAATGAAACAATTGATTGCAAAGATGAAGGAAATGCAGTCTTTG aactcAAGCTTGCAAAATGAAAATCAGTGCTTAAAAAAGAATATTTCTGCTCTTATTAAAACGGCAAGGGTTGAAATTACACGTAAAGAAGAAGAGATTAACAGACTGACTCGGAG GCCGAGTGGTCCAGGCAGAAACCACAGTTTCAAACTCAATCCACTACCTTTGCGTACAGTGAAAACAAAATCTAATAATGTTGACCACTCAAACAACATAAGATACACAGAAACCTTGCCAAAAAAAGCCATCCCTTTGCAATCTAAAGACCTCACAAGTTGCAATTCTAAAAATCTTTCTGAGAAGACGACTTGTATGGAAAGTAGCCAAACAAGTACACCAAAAAATCCAATTGCTAAAGAGTCCAAGGAGAGCCCAGTATACCATTCACAGGAAAGAGGCTTGGAACCTCCAAGGTTGGAAGTAAATGATAAGAATAGCAAAGAAGTGGACTTGGATAGCCAGACTATGGACACTGAGAGAAGTCGGACAAAGGAAAGACCCAGATGTAGCTTTTCCAATTCAGTAAATgaaaggtctgatctgaaagaAAAGACCCACAAGTCATCACCAAAATGTGGGGAAAATGAATCCTCTCAGGAGAATAGAAATTCAAAGACTGAGGTTGGCTGTGGGGCAGAAAACCACAAATACCATTCAAGCTCCACTAAAGAAAAGAcgcaggtgaaagatctggaataCTCTAAAGAAAAGCAAGTAAAAAAGCATGAAAGATCACCACACAGAAGGGAGTCTAGAGcacatgaaaaagaaaaaaatacagaatCTAGGCACAGAACTGACAAAAATGAGGAACCTCGACGGTCAAAAAGAACACCTTTTTCAAAG GATAATAGTGCCCAAAAGATTTCAGAGCTGAGCGATGGCAAAAGAAGCAGTGATGTTTCTAGAAAGGATAATAGTGCCCAAAAGATTTCAGAGCTGAGCGATGGCAAAAGAAGCAGTGACGTTTCTAGAAAGGATAATAGTGCCCAAAAGATTTCAGAGCTGAGCGATGGCAAAAGAAGCAGTGATGTTTCTAGAAAGGATAATAGTGCCCAAAAGATTTCAGAGCTGAGCGATGGCAAAAGAAGCAGTGACGTTTCTAGAAAGAATAATAGTGCCCAAAAGATTTCAGAGCTGAGCGATGGCAAAAGAAGCAGTGACGTTTCTAGAAAGAATAATAGTGCCCAAAAGATTTCAGAGCTGAGCGATGGCAAAAGCAGTGATGTTTCTAGAAAGGATAATAGTGTTCAAAAGATTTCAGAGCTGAGCGATGGCAAAAGAAGCAGTGACGTTTCTAGAAAGGATAATAGTGCCCAAAAGATTTCAGAGCTGAGCGATGGCAAAAGAAGCAGTGACGTTTCTAGAAAGGATAATAGTGCCCAAAAGATTTCAGAGCTGAGCGATGGCAAAAGCAGTGACGTTTCTAGAAAGGATAATAGTGCCCAAAAGATTTCAGAGCTGAGCGATGGCAAAAGAAGCAGTGACGTTTCTAGAAAGGATAATAGTGCCCAAAAGATTTCAGAGCTGAGCGATGGCAAGAGAAGCAGTGATGTTTCTAGAAAGGATAATAGTGCCCAAAAGATTTCAGAGCTGAGCGATGGCAAAAGAAGCAGTGATGTTTCTAGAAAGAATAATAGTGCCCAAAAGATTTCAGAGCTGAGCGATGGCAAAAGAAGCAGTGACGTTTCTAGAAAGGATAATAGTGCCCAAAAGATTTCAGAGCTGAGCGATGGCAAAAGAAGCAGTGACGCTTCAAGAAAGGATAAGCGTTCTTCAGAGTACAACGAGtccaaacatgaaaaaaaagaCTCAAAACCAAGCAAGTCTGAAAATTCAACAAGAAATATGCCCAGTAGTGAAAATAAAACTGAAAGATCTGATCGTGATAGAAGAGGAGATGAAAATAAAAGATCTAGAGATGAACAAGCTAGAAGTAGAAATGACCGAAATGATAAAGGCCACCGAACGAAAGAAAAAGACATGCATCTGTCTCCAAGCAAAGATAAAGGCTTGCATTCTAAAATAAGTGACAAGGGCAAAAGTAGAGAAAAAGTTAAAGAGGACAGCATTCAAAAAGACTTGAAACTGTCATTTATGGAAACCCTTAATTTAACACTTTCTCCTGCTAAAAAAACCTCTGACACACAGCAAGTGGTCTCCGGTGCATCCAGTATGGAATGTGAGGTGGAGGGGAAAGTAGCTGAAGGCTCTTCCCAGCTATGTGTGATTGAAGACAGTACTGACTCTCTACATCCTCAAAAGACAGATTTGAAACCCAGTGAACATGTTTCAATGGATAATAACACAACCAAAGAAGACACCAATCTAGTGTCTCAATTTGGACCTGTTGTAGACCATATAGTGTGTTTAAATGAGCAGCAACCAAGTTCCACTGTTGAGGAGAACAGCGAGTTATTGGCAGAATTAACACTAGACGATAAACAGGCTGGGTCTACTGTTCTAGATACAGTGAGCGCTGAAGTGAAGGACACACACAGTCTTGTAGATGATTCAGAAATTTTTGATCTTGATTCATTTATAGAAATTGATAGATGCAGTGGTAGTCCTTCTGACACTCCTAATGTGTCTGTGCCTGCTGAACAGAGTGAAGATGACGGCAGTGTCTTGAAGCAAAGTGAAGATGCAGACAACCAAGCCATTAAACTGAAATCAAGTCTAACTGAAACCCCAAAAGGTATATGTGAAACACCACGTAATGACTTTATAAATGTAATCGCAAAAGGAAGTGAGAATAAGCCATGTTTCCATGATGAAGGCTCTATCGACTTAAACTCTCTAAGACATATTCCAAAAGTCCTCAGCCCGCTGAAAAGCCCAGTCCGGCCTAAAGCTCAGCATACACTTGAGCGCACAGCTAAGGCTTCTGTAGTGAGCGTTTTATAtaaag AATCACTACCAGAGACAAACGCCAAACCTACCTGTTTGTTAGTATCTGAAGATTTAAACAAGGAAAATTGTCAACCGGATAATAAGTCAGACTTTGGCAGTAAAATTCCTGCAGTGACCTCTACTGATGAAGTTGAAGAGGGGGAGACAGTCAGTGAAGATGAACAATTTTGTAAGCAAACAATCCAGTCTAAAAGTAGCCCTGACCAAGTGACAAGTGTGAATAAAAGTCAGTCTGGTCAGGATAGTGAACTACTGTTTTTGCCCAAGCCAGAAACACTGACTacagcacaaaaaaaatctaCTAAAAGTAAAACTAAAATTGACAAACAAGCAGCATTGTCAACTAGTAAACGAAAAAAAGAAAGTGCAGATTCTTGCCTTGACGGGattttaaaaattgttactccaTCAAGTATACAAGATGTTCTACAGATGTTACGAATTATAAGGAAACatataagaaaaaaatacatgaaaTTTAAGATTCAGTTTTCACTTAATCAGTTCCATCGGGTAATTGAAAGAGCAGCGTTATATTTTGTTAGTCTGGTAAGAAGTCTAGACTGGTCCAGCTTGTGTTCCTTACCAGAAAGATTGCAAAAAAAACTTTGTAAGCACATTGAGACCAGACTGAGAATGTTGAAAAAGAATGGGATTGTAGTCAGAATTTTTGACCAATCTCTTATTGATATGAAGACAAGTCTGTGGAAATTCGTAGATGAGCAGCTTGATTCATTGTTTGACATCCTTAAAGCAGTGCTTTTAAAACTTTGTGACAAGGCTGAAGTTGAAAAAAATATAGTATCTTGTACAAACACCCAAAAATCTGATCCTGTGGAAAATTCTCGAAATAAGAGATGCAAAAATATGGATAAGGTATGTTTACGTTCATCAGGATCAATGCCTTGTCTAAGGCGACTTGAGTTTCACAATCAAGCAACAGTAACAAATCCAAATAATGAAAACACTGTGCTGCATAAGGAACTTGTAAAGGAGTTAACAGGAATTGGTTTTAACTCTGAGAATGTTGATATTCCTTCTAGTAATGTCAGCTCAACATCAGAGCCTCCCCATGTTTCACCTTCCAAGTCTTTTGCGTCTAATGCACCATGTCCCAAAAGTCAACTAAATTCTTCAGGTCTGTCTTTTAATTTGGTGAGTGATGATCACATGGGAGACGTTTTTAAGAGTTTGCTTCACAACTCAGATAATTTACCATCTAACACCttgatagaagatgagtggatattagaaactccaaaaaaaacggCATCATCCAGTAAGAAATTTGAGAATGTGGATTCACTGTCTGAAAATAAAACGCCAACAAAATCAgctttttcctggtcttccatctCTCCTCCACATATGCACACTTTTTCTAGACTTGACACCGTACTAAACCCTGATGTCTTTGATGAAAACTGCCTGCTAGAGGTTCCTACCAGTTCCTCTTCCATCAAGACCTTAAGTGGCTCTGAGGATCGACTGAAATCCTATTCTTCAGTTCTTATGGAGGATCTTGCAGTGTCTTTAACTCTTCCATCACCTCTGAAATCAGATTCACATCTCAGTTTTCTTAGACCATTTTGTGATACAGAGCCCATATCGAAACTTGATGTAAAATACTGTgaagggtcatttttggatgaacTGACTAATGAAGATGCAACTGAACAAGACATACATTTAACTTTGGATTCTGATAACTCAAGCACTGGATCTTCAGAAGATACAGGTCAATCGGGCAGCTTTCAGTACCATCCAAGTGAACCCATGCAGGCAGTTATAATGGAAAAATCGAATGaccattttattgttaaaataagGCGTGCTGTGTCTTCTAGCTCTCCAGTTTGTGACTCCTCATCTGAAGGGACTGATAATACTGTACCAGAATCTTTACAAACTGTCGACGGTAATAAACCTGAAATGGAAACTAGACTGGACACAATGTCGGAAGCACATAATGGCAGCATACAGCTCCATCCAAATCCCTTACATTTAACAAATCTCACAGACAATTATTTAATTGATTTAATGAGACCTGATGAAGTCTCAGTCCCAGACGAATCTGTATTTAAATTGCCTCCTAGTAGAAGCCACCTAGAGTCCCCAGCTGCAATGAAGAGAATAGCAAATTATATTGTAGAACATTCTGAAATAAGTTGTGAGAAGAGTGTTACAAGCTGTATAGAAGAAACATGCAATGCAGAAGTGCCTGCTGACATATTACCTAAAAAAACTTCTGATGCCGGCACTGTGGATTTAAATTTGAAGAAGAAAAGGAAATCGCTAGATGAGGAGCCATCAGCCAAACGTAAAAAAACTtcgcctcctgatgaggacaaagGTACCAAGCATTATAAAACTGAAAGCTTACTTCTAGAGAAGGCCGATAAAAAGAGACACACAAGAGCTGTTAGTGATGGGGCTATAAACTTCCATTCCTCCAAAGTCTCTCCAACCAACTTGTCTGCGAAGAACGTTATCAAAAAGAAAGGAGAAGTCGTCATTTCTTGGACAAG AGATGAAGACCGTACAATTCTCCTAGAGTGTCAAAGGCTTGGGCCAACTAAAAAGACATTTATCTTCTTATCTTCAAGTATGAATAAGTATCCACATCAG GTGGAAGAACGGTTCCGACAGTTAATGAAGCTCTTCAAGAAAAGCAGAAATTCCAGCAGCTGA